The following coding sequences lie in one Peribacillus frigoritolerans genomic window:
- a CDS encoding SDR family oxidoreductase — translation MNIYEQQKNGQPGQTQDRQPGIESEMNPLPIQPKDYIGSGKLKDRVALITGGDSGIGRAVAIAYAKEGAHVVVNYLDEHGDAEETKQLIEAEGVRCLLLPSDVSVEANCKELITKTLDEFGKLDILVNNAAVQFPTENIEDITDEQWDKTFRTNIYSVFYMSKHAVPHMKQGNSVINTTSINPYRGHATLMDYTATKGAIVGFTRSLAQNVAKKGIRVNMVAPGPIWTPLIPATFDEQSVAEFGTEAPLGRPGQPADHAGAYVLLASDEGAYITGQCIHINGGITMSS, via the coding sequence TTGAATATTTATGAACAGCAAAAAAATGGACAGCCCGGACAAACACAGGACAGACAGCCTGGCATTGAATCTGAGATGAATCCACTTCCGATTCAGCCAAAGGATTACATAGGAAGCGGTAAGCTTAAGGACCGCGTGGCCTTGATAACAGGCGGAGATAGCGGCATCGGACGTGCGGTTGCCATTGCTTATGCAAAGGAAGGCGCCCATGTGGTTGTGAATTATTTAGATGAGCACGGTGATGCCGAAGAAACAAAGCAGCTGATTGAAGCGGAAGGCGTTCGCTGCCTCCTACTTCCAAGTGACGTTTCCGTGGAGGCGAATTGTAAGGAATTGATTACGAAGACGCTGGACGAGTTCGGAAAGCTGGACATCCTCGTCAATAATGCTGCGGTGCAATTCCCGACGGAAAACATTGAGGATATCACGGACGAGCAATGGGACAAAACGTTCCGCACCAATATTTATTCAGTATTTTACATGAGCAAGCACGCGGTTCCTCATATGAAACAAGGCAACTCGGTCATCAACACAACATCGATCAATCCTTACAGAGGTCATGCAACTTTGATGGATTATACAGCGACAAAAGGAGCAATCGTCGGATTCACACGCAGCCTTGCACAGAATGTGGCTAAAAAAGGGATCCGGGTCAATATGGTTGCACCAGGACCGATTTGGACTCCGCTCATCCCGGCGACGTTCGACGAACAATCCGTTGCCGAATTTGGTACCGAAGCACCGCTTGGCCGCCCTGGGCAGCCGGCAGATCATGCAGGTGCCTACGTGCTGCTAGCATCTGATGAAGGTGCTTATATAACAGGACAGTGCATTCACATCAATGGCGGGATCACGATGTCCTCATAA
- a CDS encoding peptidoglycan-binding protein, giving the protein MKKILLTILTASVFILGVCMPTKGEAAAKDRTLSFGMSNSDVKELQELLLTKGVFPYHEATGYYGPITKESVKKFQEKSGLKVDGISGTQTNQKIQVLKSGDMGRPVAELQRLLKAWDVYSSTVDGIYGSGTKQAVINFQKQKGLSADGIAGARTLSKLEERASSASSAVKELTVTSTAYTASCEGCSGTTRMGVDLEKYDDAKLIAVDPNVIPLGSIVEVEGYGQAIAADTGGAIKGNRIDVFIAKEADALTWGRKQVKVRVIK; this is encoded by the coding sequence ATGAAGAAAATTTTATTAACGATCCTAACGGCTTCTGTATTCATTCTAGGAGTTTGCATGCCAACTAAAGGCGAAGCCGCAGCGAAGGATCGCACACTTTCATTTGGAATGAGTAATAGTGATGTTAAAGAATTACAAGAATTATTACTGACAAAAGGGGTTTTTCCCTATCATGAAGCAACAGGTTACTACGGACCGATTACAAAGGAATCCGTAAAGAAGTTTCAGGAAAAATCAGGGCTTAAAGTCGATGGAATATCAGGAACACAAACGAATCAGAAAATACAGGTCCTGAAAAGCGGGGATATGGGAAGACCTGTAGCTGAACTGCAAAGGCTATTGAAAGCCTGGGATGTTTACTCATCAACGGTCGATGGTATTTATGGATCAGGTACAAAGCAAGCCGTTATCAACTTTCAAAAGCAAAAGGGATTATCCGCTGACGGTATAGCCGGTGCACGGACCTTAAGTAAATTAGAAGAAAGAGCCAGTTCGGCAAGCTCAGCCGTTAAAGAACTGACGGTAACAAGTACAGCATATACAGCGAGCTGCGAGGGATGTTCAGGCACTACAAGAATGGGCGTCGATTTAGAAAAATATGATGATGCCAAACTGATTGCAGTCGATCCGAACGTGATTCCGCTAGGCTCCATCGTTGAAGTCGAAGGCTATGGACAAGCCATCGCTGCAGACACGGGCGGTGCGATCAAAGGAAACAGAATCGATGTCTTCATCGCGAAAGAAGCGGATGCTTTAACGTGGGGAAGAAAGCAAGTGAAGGTAAGAGTAATTAAATAA
- a CDS encoding ABC transporter ATP-binding protein, with translation MSESVLKVQSLTKKIGKATIVDNVSFEIKSNEIFGLLGPNGAGKTTIIRMITGLINRTGGTVMINGSDLDNDFEGAMNQLGAIVENPEFYKYMTGRKNILHYARMSSNDISNERIEEVIKLVKLDHAIDKKVKTYSLGMRQRLGVAQAILHKPSLLIFDEPTNGLDPQGIREFRDYLKVLASEGVGILISSHLLSEMQLMCDSFAVIEKGKLIHTKEHIVDEKTETINEVSFTVSDGKLAKTILQEQFADIAILKYDAKTISVSATREQTAEINRSFNVNELDVFEIGITRKSLEDKFFEITEQEMRESV, from the coding sequence ATGTCTGAATCGGTTCTTAAGGTTCAATCCTTAACTAAAAAAATTGGAAAAGCAACCATCGTAGACAATGTCAGCTTTGAAATAAAAAGCAATGAAATATTTGGTTTGCTTGGTCCGAATGGAGCTGGTAAGACCACGATCATCCGTATGATCACAGGTCTCATCAATCGTACGGGCGGTACTGTCATGATCAACGGCAGTGACCTCGATAATGATTTTGAAGGTGCAATGAATCAATTGGGGGCCATTGTTGAAAATCCGGAGTTTTATAAGTACATGACAGGCAGAAAGAATATCCTGCATTATGCCCGAATGTCATCCAATGACATATCCAATGAGAGAATAGAAGAGGTCATTAAGCTTGTCAAACTGGATCATGCCATCGATAAGAAGGTTAAAACATATTCATTAGGCATGCGTCAGCGCCTTGGAGTGGCACAGGCCATTTTACATAAACCGTCGTTATTGATTTTTGATGAACCGACGAATGGCTTGGATCCGCAAGGGATTCGCGAGTTTCGTGATTATTTGAAAGTACTGGCAAGTGAAGGCGTCGGGATATTGATTTCTTCACATTTACTATCGGAGATGCAATTGATGTGTGATAGTTTTGCCGTTATCGAAAAGGGAAAATTGATACATACGAAAGAACATATTGTTGATGAAAAAACCGAAACGATCAATGAAGTTTCATTCACTGTCAGTGATGGGAAGCTAGCTAAAACAATCCTTCAAGAACAGTTTGCGGATATTGCGATTCTCAAATATGATGCGAAGACAATCTCCGTATCGGCCACCCGAGAACAAACGGCCGAGATAAACAGGAGTTTTAATGTAAATGAACTGGATGTCTTTGAAATTGGCATTACGAGAAAATCGCTGGAAGATAAATTCTTTGAAATCACTGAGCAGGAAATGAGGGAGTCTGTATGA
- a CDS encoding VOC family protein, with product MESKWPNDMNVAQMRVARPTDQLKKVVKFYCEGLGLKKIGSFEGHEGYDGIMIGLPDSSYHLEFTQHKDGSPCPAPSKDNLLVFYIPERKTIEEITNRLKGMGYEPVTPENPYWEKSGVTIEDPDGWRIVLMNTPGIGN from the coding sequence ATGGAAAGTAAATGGCCAAATGATATGAATGTAGCGCAAATGCGGGTTGCACGTCCTACTGATCAACTAAAAAAGGTTGTAAAATTCTATTGTGAAGGATTAGGTTTGAAAAAAATCGGTTCTTTCGAAGGGCACGAGGGATATGACGGCATCATGATCGGGCTTCCTGATTCCAGCTATCATCTGGAGTTTACACAACATAAGGATGGCAGTCCTTGTCCTGCCCCATCAAAAGATAATCTGCTTGTCTTTTATATTCCTGAACGTAAAACCATTGAGGAAATCACGAATAGGTTGAAAGGTATGGGCTATGAACCGGTTACTCCGGAAAATCCATATTGGGAAAAATCAGGTGTTACTATTGAAGATCCGGATGGTTGGAGAATTGTATTGATGAATACTCCCGGCATAGGAAATTAA
- a CDS encoding SRPBCC family protein: protein MEKYSTTTLKMIRNFDVMPERVFDAWLNPGMMRKWFFTLEGTNKVAQNDPQVGGAWEIIDHRNGKDYRAIGEYLEMDRPNKLVFTFKMPQFSEAADTITVELKELQKGCEMTFSQNITVPHEENWTESDIEKALGEYHDGSEHGWNLMFMGLKELVETGQVSYKG, encoded by the coding sequence ATGGAAAAATACTCAACAACCACTTTAAAGATGATTAGAAATTTTGATGTAATGCCTGAAAGGGTATTTGATGCATGGTTGAACCCTGGGATGATGAGAAAATGGTTTTTTACATTGGAGGGGACAAATAAAGTGGCACAAAATGATCCTCAAGTGGGAGGTGCTTGGGAGATTATTGATCATCGCAATGGAAAAGATTATCGGGCGATAGGGGAGTACCTTGAAATGGACCGTCCCAATAAATTAGTGTTCACTTTTAAAATGCCTCAATTCAGTGAAGCGGCAGATACAATTACAGTTGAGCTGAAAGAACTTCAAAAGGGCTGTGAAATGACATTTTCACAAAACATCACCGTTCCTCATGAAGAAAATTGGACAGAATCCGATATCGAAAAAGCTCTCGGAGAGTATCACGATGGATCTGAACATGGCTGGAATTTAATGTTTATGGGATTGAAGGAATTGGTTGAAACTGGACAAGTTAGCTATAAAGGCTAA
- a CDS encoding LysR family transcriptional regulator, giving the protein MNFFQLEVFLHVVEHGSFTKAGDRIGLTQSGVSHNITALETELGVTLLKRDRKGITLTTAGEQVIPHMRDIAANLAHIEQKIAAVNGMEIGKITIGSFPSFTARFIPQLFSIFKEKYPNIDLLIHEGGYEEILKWIEEGTVDIGFAAKPVKNVEFIPLLNDPLSAVVYEGHSLSGKTSLNLEDFVGQPFIMLRSGCETLIEDRFLEAKIKPNISYDIKDNQTVLSMVAGKLGITIMPDLALPEKPERIKSLPLNPELSREIGLVMKSSKHLSPAAKEFTKVVQDHFIW; this is encoded by the coding sequence TTGAATTTTTTTCAACTGGAAGTCTTTTTACATGTTGTTGAACACGGAAGTTTTACGAAAGCGGGAGACCGGATCGGACTGACTCAATCAGGCGTGAGCCATAACATTACAGCACTTGAAACGGAACTTGGTGTGACTTTATTGAAGCGTGACCGAAAAGGTATTACTCTCACGACTGCGGGAGAACAAGTAATTCCACATATGCGGGACATCGCTGCCAACCTTGCACATATCGAACAAAAGATTGCAGCTGTGAATGGAATGGAAATCGGTAAAATAACGATCGGCAGTTTTCCAAGCTTCACTGCCAGATTCATACCGCAGCTATTCTCTATCTTTAAAGAAAAATACCCTAATATCGATTTGCTGATTCATGAAGGTGGATATGAGGAAATCTTAAAATGGATCGAAGAAGGAACAGTGGACATCGGCTTTGCAGCAAAACCAGTAAAGAACGTGGAATTCATCCCTCTGCTAAATGATCCTCTATCAGCTGTCGTATACGAAGGCCATTCGCTTTCAGGGAAAACCTCATTGAACCTAGAAGACTTCGTTGGTCAACCATTCATCATGCTGCGATCCGGCTGTGAAACTCTTATAGAAGATAGATTCCTGGAAGCCAAGATAAAACCAAACATTTCATACGACATTAAAGACAATCAAACGGTGCTCTCAATGGTAGCAGGAAAATTAGGCATCACGATTATGCCCGACCTGGCTTTACCGGAAAAACCCGAACGCATCAAAAGCCTGCCCTTGAACCCGGAACTTTCCCGGGAGATAGGATTGGTCATGAAATCATCTAAACACCTATCACCAGCAGCAAAGGAATTTACAAAAGTCGTTCAAGACCACTTCATCTGGTAA
- a CDS encoding GNAT family N-acetyltransferase, translating into MNSIETIQELTTKEQWLEAFPIMNQLRTDLTQKTYLELLEEMRKDGYCLYALYKDNQVVSLAGLSWRVNFYNKRHVFIYDLVTDSAHRSFGYGEKLLSYIHNWAKENGAAYVALESGIQRNEAHRFYEEKLDYDKWCYSFRKTL; encoded by the coding sequence GTGAATTCGATAGAAACAATACAAGAATTGACCACTAAAGAACAATGGTTAGAAGCCTTTCCAATCATGAATCAGTTGCGTACTGACCTTACTCAAAAAACATATCTGGAGTTACTTGAAGAAATGAGGAAAGACGGGTACTGTCTGTATGCTTTATATAAGGATAACCAGGTTGTATCCTTGGCTGGTTTAAGCTGGAGAGTTAACTTTTATAATAAACGTCATGTATTCATTTATGACCTTGTAACAGATTCTGCACACCGCTCATTTGGATATGGAGAGAAGTTATTAAGTTATATACATAACTGGGCAAAAGAAAACGGAGCAGCATATGTGGCATTGGAATCTGGAATCCAACGAAACGAAGCCCACCGTTTCTATGAAGAGAAATTAGATTATGATAAATGGTGCTACTCATTTAGAAAAACGCTGTGA
- a CDS encoding phosphotransferase enzyme family protein — MEAAVERIFSNELVKLAGDFFQVNAGNLVKLGDAENYVFEVYRDGTPYILRMTHQSHRTKVQVLAELKWIEYLQNNGSEIPKVLFSKDNNLVEIVKGSDGTEFYCCLFEKAPGVRMKVTDENFNEPLFFEWGRTIGQMHKQTKSYKPEAKYKRLDWYEEELLNVQLYQSDVPEQVIRQQEVIKQKLNALPVHQANFGLIHSDIHNGNFHYHEGRIHVFDFDDCSYHWFASDLAIPLYYLMWSLEREGIKGLDEYAAKFMREFIKGYETENILAPVEYETIPLFLKLRDLTLYNFFHKKYDLKNADRSLSNTVQKIEQRIMEGRTIVHFNPNMVH, encoded by the coding sequence ATGGAAGCAGCGGTAGAAAGGATTTTTTCTAATGAATTGGTGAAATTGGCTGGAGATTTTTTTCAAGTGAATGCGGGGAATCTGGTTAAACTTGGAGATGCAGAGAACTACGTATTTGAGGTTTACAGGGATGGAACGCCATACATCTTAAGAATGACACATCAATCACATCGTACAAAAGTTCAAGTGCTTGCAGAGTTAAAGTGGATTGAGTATTTACAAAATAATGGTAGTGAAATTCCTAAAGTTCTCTTTTCGAAAGATAATAACTTAGTTGAAATTGTAAAGGGCTCGGATGGTACGGAATTTTATTGTTGCCTGTTTGAAAAAGCTCCTGGTGTAAGAATGAAAGTCACCGATGAAAATTTCAACGAACCTTTATTTTTTGAATGGGGAAGAACCATTGGCCAAATGCATAAACAAACTAAAAGTTATAAGCCAGAAGCGAAATATAAAAGGCTGGATTGGTATGAAGAGGAATTATTGAATGTCCAGCTCTATCAATCCGATGTACCGGAGCAAGTGATCCGCCAACAAGAAGTAATCAAGCAGAAATTAAATGCCCTTCCCGTTCATCAAGCTAATTTTGGCTTGATTCATTCTGATATACATAACGGCAATTTCCATTATCATGAGGGGAGGATTCATGTTTTTGACTTTGATGACTGTTCTTATCACTGGTTTGCCAGCGATTTGGCGATCCCTCTGTACTATCTGATGTGGAGTTTGGAACGTGAAGGGATAAAAGGGCTCGATGAATATGCTGCCAAGTTCATGAGGGAATTCATAAAAGGGTATGAGACGGAAAATATCCTGGCACCTGTGGAATACGAAACGATTCCTCTATTTTTAAAGCTAAGGGATTTAACGTTATATAACTTTTTTCATAAAAAGTATGATTTGAAGAATGCGGATCGTTCATTATCCAACACCGTTCAAAAAATCGAACAAAGAATCATGGAAGGCCGAACTATTGTTCACTTCAATCCGAACATGGTTCATTAA
- a CDS encoding GNAT family N-acetyltransferase → MSGAYMIRTGVLEDAEAVLDVQNSVISEGEYFITVSEEFNKTPEQQRDWIRRLLENERETIIVADMNDEVVGWIAFQAENRKRMSHKGSFGVMIRKNFRGMGIGKELIEALLDWAEANPLIEKVSLGVFSTNHRAISLYKRLGFIEEGSKIKEFKMSENEYVDDIIMYKLV, encoded by the coding sequence ATGTCAGGTGCATATATGATCCGGACTGGTGTATTGGAAGATGCGGAAGCCGTTTTGGATGTACAGAATTCCGTCATTTCCGAAGGCGAGTATTTTATTACGGTATCGGAGGAGTTCAATAAAACACCAGAACAACAAAGAGATTGGATACGAAGGTTATTGGAAAATGAACGGGAAACCATCATCGTGGCCGATATGAATGATGAAGTGGTTGGATGGATAGCATTTCAAGCGGAAAATAGGAAGAGAATGTCCCACAAGGGCTCATTTGGGGTGATGATCAGAAAAAATTTCAGAGGGATGGGAATTGGAAAAGAGCTTATTGAAGCGTTATTGGATTGGGCAGAAGCCAATCCGTTGATTGAAAAGGTGAGTTTAGGAGTTTTTTCAACAAATCATCGGGCAATATCACTGTATAAAAGGCTGGGGTTTATTGAAGAGGGCAGTAAAATAAAGGAATTCAAGATGAGTGAAAATGAATACGTTGATGATATTATCATGTACAAGTTGGTTTGA
- a CDS encoding ABC transporter permease, whose protein sequence is MMSLVKNEWMKIFSKVSTYIFIAFLLLAALGAAVIDYKLSPEETSKDWKQELKADIQEQQKALESTKISEDEKAVIMEEINHNKQLLADNINPDLNTNWTYMAEWTTSLTSFVTLFVVIVCSSLVSSEFSDGTIKQLLIRPYKRWKILLSKYITSLLFAALLLASLLIFSYLIGIIFFGNGSYSDKILDPASFAEFSPVVVGDYFVDMIVYWIPGFLVITTIAFMLSTLFKNQALAVGISIFILFASSTLNMVIQSFIGKYEWLKFVLFPHLDLRGYISGTIEMFDGATLGFSMGVLGIYYLIFLALTFFFFQKKDITN, encoded by the coding sequence ATGATGTCCTTAGTGAAAAATGAATGGATGAAAATCTTTTCAAAAGTATCAACTTATATATTCATCGCTTTTCTATTATTGGCAGCATTAGGGGCTGCAGTCATCGATTATAAACTAAGTCCCGAAGAAACGAGTAAAGATTGGAAGCAAGAATTAAAGGCAGATATACAAGAACAGCAAAAGGCATTGGAATCCACTAAAATCAGTGAAGATGAAAAAGCCGTGATTATGGAAGAGATTAATCACAACAAGCAACTGTTGGCTGATAATATAAACCCTGACTTAAACACGAATTGGACCTATATGGCGGAATGGACTACATCATTAACATCATTTGTCACTTTATTCGTCGTCATTGTTTGCAGCTCGCTCGTTTCCTCGGAATTTTCGGATGGCACCATCAAACAACTGTTGATCAGGCCTTATAAACGTTGGAAGATCCTACTTTCCAAATATATTACTTCCCTGTTATTTGCAGCGTTACTACTTGCGAGCCTGCTTATATTCAGTTATCTAATCGGAATCATATTCTTTGGCAATGGCTCGTATTCAGACAAAATTCTAGATCCTGCATCTTTCGCTGAATTCAGTCCGGTTGTAGTTGGCGACTATTTCGTGGACATGATCGTTTACTGGATACCAGGATTCCTAGTCATCACGACCATCGCTTTCATGTTAAGCACATTATTTAAAAACCAAGCACTTGCAGTAGGTATATCCATTTTCATCCTATTTGCTTCCTCGACATTAAATATGGTTATTCAATCATTCATCGGAAAATACGAGTGGTTAAAGTTCGTCTTATTCCCTCATCTCGATTTAAGGGGCTATATTTCAGGAACCATAGAAATGTTCGATGGAGCTACACTTGGATTCTCGATGGGGGTACTCGGCATCTATTATCTTATCTTTTTAGCGCTAACTTTCTTCTTCTTCCAGAAAAAAGATATCACTAATTAA
- a CDS encoding DMT family transporter, which translates to MTNFMYIFCLLVWGLNFIAVKIQGTPVSLELSLTYRLGLTAILFFILLCILRPKGKPKKKDVPFIIVFGIFNFALSYLCLYYATILSSAAMVTLIFSLKVILTPIALRVFLKEPLHPRILIGGIIGVLAVCIVIYPSLGDIHGFNDIKGIMMAVLGTILTALGDASSARNARNKVNPIYANVLGFTAGGILLAAIVFIQGQAVTLPTSITYLSALFYLTIFASFGAWLFYLKLVEKIGGAKSGYMVALFPAIGGIASVMIGESDPSIFLGVGCLFSCLGAAIALGFGMNIGKSNLKEEI; encoded by the coding sequence ATGACTAACTTTATGTACATATTTTGTTTATTAGTATGGGGACTTAATTTTATTGCCGTTAAGATTCAAGGTACACCTGTGAGTTTAGAATTATCTTTAACATATCGTTTAGGTTTGACGGCAATCCTATTTTTCATTTTATTATGCATTCTTAGACCTAAAGGAAAACCCAAGAAAAAGGATGTTCCATTTATTATTGTGTTTGGAATTTTTAATTTTGCTTTAAGCTATTTATGCCTTTATTACGCCACTATCTTAAGTTCAGCGGCAATGGTTACTTTAATATTTTCATTGAAAGTCATTTTAACACCCATTGCCCTTCGTGTTTTTTTGAAGGAACCATTACATCCACGTATCTTAATTGGTGGGATAATTGGTGTGCTGGCTGTTTGTATTGTTATTTATCCGAGTTTAGGTGATATTCATGGATTCAATGATATAAAGGGTATCATGATGGCTGTTCTTGGTACCATCCTTACTGCATTGGGCGATGCAAGCTCAGCTAGAAATGCCAGGAATAAAGTAAACCCAATCTATGCTAATGTACTTGGATTTACTGCAGGAGGAATTCTTTTAGCGGCAATTGTGTTCATTCAAGGACAAGCCGTCACTTTACCGACATCCATTACATATTTATCTGCTTTGTTCTATTTAACTATATTCGCTTCCTTTGGAGCTTGGCTATTCTACCTCAAGCTTGTAGAAAAAATAGGTGGGGCGAAAAGTGGATACATGGTTGCCCTTTTTCCGGCAATTGGAGGTATAGCTTCAGTGATGATTGGCGAATCAGATCCATCCATTTTCTTGGGAGTTGGCTGTCTTTTCAGTTGTTTAGGTGCCGCTATTGCATTAGGTTTTGGCATGAATATTGGCAAAAGTAATTTGAAAGAAGAAATTTAA
- a CDS encoding GNAT family N-acetyltransferase: MGLRFNDEGVRLRKVKESDLPIFFEQQLDPAANYMAAFTSKDPSDKAAFLTHWKNILSNQDIQKMTIIHNECVAGSILKFEQFGNPEVSYWIGKQYWGKGIATDALLHFLPKLKVRPVYARAAKDNLGSLRVLEKCGFERFDEDKGYSHARGKEVEEFILKLES, from the coding sequence ATGGGATTGCGTTTCAATGACGAAGGAGTCCGGCTGCGGAAGGTCAAGGAGAGTGATCTTCCTATCTTTTTCGAGCAGCAATTGGATCCTGCCGCAAACTATATGGCTGCTTTCACATCTAAAGATCCATCAGACAAGGCGGCTTTTTTGACACACTGGAAGAACATCTTATCGAACCAGGATATTCAAAAAATGACCATAATCCACAACGAATGTGTTGCGGGCAGCATTCTCAAGTTTGAACAGTTTGGTAACCCGGAAGTGAGTTATTGGATCGGGAAGCAATATTGGGGGAAAGGAATCGCTACAGATGCACTGCTCCATTTTTTGCCGAAACTAAAAGTCCGTCCTGTTTATGCCCGCGCAGCCAAGGATAATCTTGGTTCCCTCAGGGTGCTAGAGAAATGCGGATTTGAAAGATTCGATGAAGACAAAGGATATTCTCATGCAAGAGGCAAAGAGGTTGAAGAATTCATTTTGAAACTTGAAAGTTAA
- a CDS encoding HAD family hydrolase, producing the protein MKAVIFDFDGLILDTETAWYEAYKETMAFYESDLPLEHFVTCIGTDNTELNQYFKDRLGEGCNIEEIESRAKSLHEVKMKTSQAREGVKDYLEEAKKNGYKIALASSSTKEWVTHHLGELGLLHYFEVIITGDEVEKVKPAPDLYVKAIEVLGIQQTEAVAFEDSLNGLQAALTAGLKCVIVPNPVTEALAFENHHLRLRSMVDKSLSDVIKHIEQ; encoded by the coding sequence ATTAAGGCAGTTATTTTCGACTTTGATGGTTTGATTTTAGACACGGAAACGGCTTGGTATGAGGCTTATAAGGAAACGATGGCTTTTTATGAATCTGATTTGCCTCTCGAACATTTTGTTACATGTATCGGAACTGATAATACTGAACTTAATCAGTACTTCAAAGATCGGTTGGGGGAAGGGTGTAATATTGAAGAAATTGAATCCAGAGCAAAAAGCCTCCATGAAGTAAAGATGAAAACATCACAGGCACGTGAAGGTGTAAAGGATTATTTAGAAGAAGCAAAAAAAAATGGATATAAAATTGCCCTTGCTTCAAGCTCGACAAAAGAGTGGGTCACTCATCATTTGGGGGAACTCGGACTGTTACACTATTTTGAAGTTATTATCACAGGGGATGAAGTAGAAAAAGTAAAACCAGCGCCTGATTTGTATGTAAAGGCAATTGAAGTTCTGGGCATTCAGCAGACAGAAGCCGTAGCATTTGAAGATTCGTTAAATGGGCTTCAAGCGGCCCTGACTGCTGGTTTAAAATGTGTGATCGTTCCTAATCCCGTGACGGAAGCTTTAGCTTTTGAAAATCATCATTTACGCCTCCGTTCCATGGTGGATAAGAGCTTGTCTGACGTCATAAAACATATTGAACAATAA
- a CDS encoding zinc ribbon domain-containing protein: protein MSEKGCMKCGSNDAAKKDVAMTGTGLSKMFDVQNNQFTVVYCKQCGYSEFYNKQSSAGSNLLDLFFG, encoded by the coding sequence ATGAGCGAAAAGGGATGTATGAAATGCGGAAGCAATGATGCGGCTAAGAAGGATGTAGCCATGACAGGAACAGGGTTGTCAAAAATGTTCGATGTCCAGAATAATCAATTTACTGTTGTGTATTGCAAGCAGTGCGGTTATTCGGAGTTTTATAATAAGCAATCATCTGCAGGCAGTAATCTGCTGGATTTATTCTTTGGATGA